One genomic segment of Pseudomonas sp. p1(2021b) includes these proteins:
- the cysZ gene encoding sulfate transporter CysZ translates to MQAPVLSGPQYLREGLKLVMSPNLRLFVLLPLAVNLLLFGGLIYFAGHQFSLWVDALMPTLPSWLSFLTYILWPLFVALVILMVFFTFTLVANIIAAPFNGFLAEKVEVVVRGEDTFPAFSWGELIAMVPRTLGREMRKLGYFLPRAIGLFILSLIPVVNVVAAPLWLIFGVWMMAIQYIDYPADNNKMSWQDMLAWLREKRWQSLGFGGITYLALMIPLVNVVMMPAAVAGATLFWVRERN, encoded by the coding sequence ATGCAAGCCCCCGTCCTCTCTGGCCCCCAGTACCTGCGCGAAGGGCTGAAACTGGTCATGAGCCCGAACCTGCGGCTGTTCGTCCTGCTGCCGCTGGCGGTCAACCTACTGCTGTTCGGCGGCCTCATCTATTTTGCCGGGCACCAGTTCAGCCTGTGGGTCGACGCCTTGATGCCCACCCTGCCGAGCTGGCTGAGCTTTCTCACCTACATTCTCTGGCCGCTGTTCGTCGCCTTGGTGATACTGATGGTGTTCTTCACCTTCACCCTGGTGGCCAACATCATCGCCGCGCCGTTCAACGGCTTCCTGGCGGAAAAGGTCGAGGTGGTGGTGCGCGGCGAGGACACCTTCCCCGCCTTCAGCTGGGGCGAGCTGATCGCCATGGTGCCACGTACCCTGGGCCGCGAAATGCGCAAGCTGGGCTACTTCCTGCCGCGGGCCATCGGCCTGTTCATTCTCTCGTTGATCCCGGTGGTCAACGTCGTGGCCGCACCGCTGTGGCTGATCTTCGGGGTATGGATGATGGCCATCCAGTACATCGACTACCCGGCGGACAACAACAAGATGAGCTGGCAGGACATGCTCGCCTGGCTGCGCGAAAAGCGCTGGCAGAGTCTGGGCTTTGGCGGCATCACCTACCTGGCATTGATGATTCCGCTGGTGAACGTGGTGATGATGCCGGCGGCGGTGGCAGGTGCCACGTTGTTCTGGGTGCGGGAGCGGAACTGA